The sequence CGCCGAGTACGAAGCGCAACAGCCGATGGCCGCGTAGTATCGATCCGACACGCGTCCACTTTTTCGGGGCAACTCCAGGGCGCATACGTGGGTCGCATACGTGGGGCGCATACAGGACGCGCATACGTGGAGCGCCACCGCGGTACGTATGCGCCGTACGTATGCGCAGTATGTATGCGCCCCACGTATACGCCCCTCAGCCGTTGAGTCCCTCGCGCACACACGCCAAGAACCCACCATCAACCGCAGCCCCGCGCCGAGAGACCGCCACAATCTCCCGCATCAGCGCGTGACCCTCGAGCGGCACGTACACACACTGCGGCGTATTGTGCCGCACCGCGGCAATGGCCGGCACGATCGACACGCCAACGCCGGCGCCCACCAGCTCCAACACGGTGGCGAGCTGCGCCGTGCGGCACACCACCGAAGGATTCACCGCGCGACTCGAACAAAACCCCGCCACCTGCTCGCCCAGACAGTGTGCCGGATCGAGCGTGATCGCCGGCGCATCGTGCAGCTGCGCGAGCGTAATCCGCCCCGCGCGCGCCGCGGGATGCGTGCTCGGCACCGCCACCACCAGGCGGTCCACGCCGAGGACCTCCGTCTCCAGCCCGTCGAAGGTGTACGGCAGCGCGGCAATCACTACATCGAGCGTGCCTTCGTGCAGTGCCCGCGCCAGCACGGCGCTGTAGTCCTCACGCAGCTCCACCCGCGTGCTGGCGTCGCGCGCGCGCCACCGGACGAGGGCGCTCGGCATCACGTAGGGCGCCACCGTGGGAATCGCCCCCACCCGCAGCGTGGCGGCGGCGATCGCGCCCTCGCGGCGCACCGCGTCTTCCGCGGCGCGCATCTCGTCGAGCAGCCGACGCGCCCGCGGGTAGAGGGCCCGGCCGGCCTCCGTGAGCCGGACCCCGCGCCCGTGGCGCTCCAGCAGCTCCACCCCCAGCTGCTGCTCGAGGCGCTGCATCTGCCCCGTCAGCGAGGGCTGCGACACTCCCAGCTGCCGCGCCGCCCGGCTCAGCGACCCGGCGTCGGCGGTCTCCACAAAGCCCCTCAAGAGCACGGCGTCCATAAGCTATAACGTACTCTTATATCTCATATAGCTCAATTCCGATTGATGGCTATACCTGGAACGCCTATCCTTCCCCTATCCCGAGCCGGCGTCATCGGTTCGGTCAGACCCCGTCATCACCCTCCGGTCGGAACTGGGAGCGCATATGGAAGGATCTCACGGCAGCGGTAGCGCAAGCAGCGGCGGCAAGTGCCCCGTCACTGGTCACGGCAACCCGAGCAGCGTCGGTCAGGCCGCCGCGGCGATGAACGCGCGCGGTCGCACCAACCGCGACTGGTGGCCCAATGCGCTCAACCTCGGCATGCTCCATCAGAACCCGCCCGCGGGCAATCCGATGGATGCCGGCTTCAGCTACCGCGAGGCGGTGAAGACGCTCGATGTGGCCGCCCTCAAGGCTGATCTCGCCGAACTGATGACGCGCTCCGAGCCGTGGTGGCCCGCCGACTACGGCCACTACGGCCCGTTCTTCGTGCGCATGGCGTGGCACAGCGCCGGCACCTATCGCACGGCCGATGGTCGCGGTGGCGCGTCGAGCGGTACGCAGCGCTTTGCGCCGCTCAACAGCTGGCCCGACAACGGCAACCTCGACAAGGCGCGCCGCCTGCTGTGGCCGATCAAGCAGAAGTACGGCAACAAGCTCTCGTGGGCCGACCTCATGATCTTCGCCGCGGACGTGGGCATGGAGACGATGGGCTTCAAGCCCTTCGGCTTCAGCTTTGGCCGTGAGGATGTGTGGGAGCCCGAGCAGGACATCTACTGGGGCGCCGAAGCCGAGTGGCTCGCGACGAGCGACAAGGCCAACAGCCGGTACTCGGGCGATCGTGAGCTCGAGAACCCGCTGGCCGCGGTGCAGATGGGGCTCATCTATGTGAACCCCGAAGGACCGGACGGTCATCCCGATCCGATGGCGAGCGCGCGCGACATCCGCGAGACGTTCGCCCGCATGGCGATGAACGACGAAGAGACCGTCGCGCTCGTGGCCGGTGGCCACACCTTCGGCAAGATGCACGGCGCGGGGGACACGGCGCTCGTGGGCCCGGAGCCGGAAGGCGCGCCGATCGAAGCGATGGGCTTCGGCTGGCTCAATGCGTTCGAAAGTGGCAAGGGGCAGCACACCACCACGTCGGGCCTCGAAGGCGCGTGGACGCCCAACCCCACCACGTGGGACAACGGTTACTTCGAGACGCTCTTCGGCTTTGAGTGGGAGCTCGTGAAGAGCCCGGCCGGCGCGTGGATCTGGGAGCCGACGGATAAGGAAGCGTCGCTGGTCGTACCCGACGCGCACGTGCCGGGGAAGAAGGTGCGCCCGGCTATGTCCACCGCCGACATCGCGCTGCGCACCGATCCCAAGTACCTCGAAGTCTCGAAGCGCTTCCACGAGAACCCGGCGCTCTTCCACGACGCGTTCGCGCGCGCCTGGTTCAAGCTCACGCACCGTGACATGGGGCCGAACACGCGCTACGTGGGCCCGCTCGTGCCGCAGGAAACGCTGCTGTGGCAGGATCCGGTGCCGGCGCTGTCGCACGCGCTCATCGACGCGGCGGATATCGCCGCGCTCAAGCAGACGATCCTCGCCTCGGGACTCAGCATCAGCCAGCTCGTCACCACGGCGTGGGCGTCGGCCAGCACCTTCCGTGGCAGCGACAAGCGTGGTGGCGCCAACGGCGCGCGCATCCGTCTGGCGCCGGCCAAGAGCTGGGAAGTGAACCAG comes from Gemmatimonadaceae bacterium and encodes:
- a CDS encoding LysR family transcriptional regulator → MDAVLLRGFVETADAGSLSRAARQLGVSQPSLTGQMQRLEQQLGVELLERHGRGVRLTEAGRALYPRARRLLDEMRAAEDAVRREGAIAAATLRVGAIPTVAPYVMPSALVRWRARDASTRVELREDYSAVLARALHEGTLDVVIAALPYTFDGLETEVLGVDRLVVAVPSTHPAARAGRITLAQLHDAPAITLDPAHCLGEQVAGFCSSRAVNPSVVCRTAQLATVLELVGAGVGVSIVPAIAAVRHNTPQCVYVPLEGHALMREIVAVSRRGAAVDGGFLACVREGLNG
- the katG gene encoding catalase/peroxidase HPI, which codes for MEGSHGSGSASSGGKCPVTGHGNPSSVGQAAAAMNARGRTNRDWWPNALNLGMLHQNPPAGNPMDAGFSYREAVKTLDVAALKADLAELMTRSEPWWPADYGHYGPFFVRMAWHSAGTYRTADGRGGASSGTQRFAPLNSWPDNGNLDKARRLLWPIKQKYGNKLSWADLMIFAADVGMETMGFKPFGFSFGREDVWEPEQDIYWGAEAEWLATSDKANSRYSGDRELENPLAAVQMGLIYVNPEGPDGHPDPMASARDIRETFARMAMNDEETVALVAGGHTFGKMHGAGDTALVGPEPEGAPIEAMGFGWLNAFESGKGQHTTTSGLEGAWTPNPTTWDNGYFETLFGFEWELVKSPAGAWIWEPTDKEASLVVPDAHVPGKKVRPAMSTADIALRTDPKYLEVSKRFHENPALFHDAFARAWFKLTHRDMGPNTRYVGPLVPQETLLWQDPVPALSHALIDAADIAALKQTILASGLSISQLVTTAWASASTFRGSDKRGGANGARIRLAPAKSWEVNQPAKLQKALEVYETIQANFNKSATGGKQVSLADLIVLGGCAAIEAAAKKAGHDITVPFTPGRTDATPEHTDAHAYSVLEPIADGFRNYQKANYTVAPEELLVDKAQLLTLTAPEMTVLVGGLRVLGANHGASKHGVFTDRPETLTNDFFVNVLDMSTAWKPVSQGATVYEGRDRATGDVKYTATRVDLIFGSNSQLRALSEVYAQADNTEKFVRDFVKAWDKVMMLDRFDVA